From one Marinobacter sp. LV10MA510-1 genomic stretch:
- the iscB gene encoding RNA-guided endonuclease IscB, translated as MSVFVLDRCKQPLMPCSEKRSRLLLGRGRALVVRAYPFTIRLKDRAGGITQPVRIKIDPGSKTSGIAVVRESGQKQHVLALMELAHRGRQISKSLEQRRAFRRRRRSQLRYRAPRFLNRTKPRGWLAPSLQHRVDTTKSLVNRLRSLVPVESISQELVRFDTQKMENPEVSGVEYQQGTLLGYEIREYLLEKWGRECAYCADKDTPLQIEHIDPKANGGSNRISNLTLACGPCNREKGRQPLADFFASSKRLKNHQARPDRILEQCKKPLRDASAVNSTRWALHQTLKQMGLSVEVGTGGRTKFNRQRLEIPKTHALDAACVGEVEIVEGWNVPTLAIKATGRGSYQRTRLTRYGFPRGYLMRQKKVQGFQTGDMVRAVVPTGTKAGTWLGRVAVRKTGSFNIQTSSGAIQGISHRHCALTQRADGYGYHIQPNQPKEEGGRKNESR; from the coding sequence ATGTCGGTCTTCGTACTGGATAGATGCAAGCAACCACTAATGCCGTGCTCGGAAAAGCGCTCACGGCTTTTGCTCGGCCGTGGTCGAGCCTTGGTGGTGCGTGCGTATCCGTTTACGATCCGGCTGAAAGACCGTGCCGGTGGCATCACACAGCCGGTCCGTATCAAGATCGATCCCGGCAGCAAAACCAGCGGGATTGCAGTGGTTCGAGAAAGCGGCCAGAAGCAACACGTTCTGGCGTTAATGGAGTTGGCTCATCGCGGTCGCCAGATCAGCAAGTCTCTGGAGCAACGTCGGGCGTTTCGCCGGCGTCGTCGCAGCCAGCTCAGGTACCGGGCACCCAGATTCCTGAATCGAACCAAGCCCAGGGGCTGGCTGGCCCCGAGCCTGCAACACCGGGTGGATACCACGAAAAGTTTGGTGAATCGGCTTCGATCTTTGGTGCCGGTTGAATCTATCAGCCAGGAACTGGTTCGGTTTGATACGCAAAAGATGGAAAACCCGGAAGTCAGCGGTGTCGAGTACCAGCAAGGCACCTTGCTCGGCTACGAGATCCGTGAATACCTGCTGGAGAAGTGGGGGCGCGAGTGCGCCTATTGCGCCGACAAAGACACGCCGCTGCAAATTGAGCATATCGACCCAAAAGCCAACGGTGGCTCGAACCGGATCAGCAACCTGACATTGGCGTGCGGGCCATGCAATCGGGAGAAAGGCAGGCAGCCACTTGCTGATTTCTTTGCATCGTCCAAGCGGCTGAAAAACCACCAGGCCAGGCCGGATCGCATCCTTGAACAGTGCAAAAAGCCCCTAAGAGACGCTTCAGCGGTCAACTCCACCCGGTGGGCATTGCATCAGACACTGAAGCAAATGGGTCTGTCTGTTGAAGTGGGTACCGGCGGTCGCACGAAATTCAATCGGCAGAGACTGGAAATTCCAAAGACACACGCGCTGGATGCGGCTTGCGTCGGAGAAGTCGAGATCGTAGAGGGCTGGAACGTTCCAACCTTGGCGATCAAAGCCACCGGACGTGGCAGCTATCAGCGTACCAGACTCACAAGATACGGTTTCCCTCGTGGCTATCTGATGCGCCAGAAGAAAGTCCAAGGGTTTCAGACCGGCGACATGGTGCGAGCCGTTGTGCCAACAGGCACGAAAGCCGGCACCTGGTTGGGTCGTGTGGCGGTTCGTAAAACCGGCAGCTTCAATATCCAGACAAGTAGTGGTGCTATTCAAGGAATATCTCATCGCCACTGTGCTTTAACCCAGCGAGCGGATGGCTACGGCTATCACATCCAACCCAACCAACCAAAGGAGGAGGGAGGCAGGAAAAACGAGTCGCGCTAA
- a CDS encoding thioredoxin family protein: MSSSPYSFEATMENFQQQVMEASSTTPVLVDVWAEWCAPCKQLMPLLEKLADEYKGAFLLAKVNADQQEQLTASLGVKSLPTVILVKDGQAVDGFNGALAESEIRKVLDKYVEAPAEDPYEKAHGLWEEGNLDGALAILGDMNQKDPENLKVLIDLAQIKAEMGELDTAEQIYNSLPPEEKLQHQAKQLAARIKFLKQSAELPPQTDLEMALEQDPKDPNALHMLALHNVLKENNAEAMELLIRLMQVDSKYKNEVAKTTLVELFEKLGNNNADVRTYRRKLYTLMH, from the coding sequence ATGAGCAGCTCTCCTTATAGTTTCGAAGCCACAATGGAAAACTTCCAGCAGCAGGTGATGGAAGCCTCTTCCACAACACCCGTTCTGGTAGACGTATGGGCGGAATGGTGCGCGCCTTGTAAACAGCTGATGCCACTGCTGGAGAAGTTGGCCGATGAGTATAAGGGCGCCTTTTTACTGGCCAAAGTGAATGCTGACCAGCAAGAACAACTTACGGCTAGCTTGGGTGTGAAAAGTTTGCCGACCGTTATTTTGGTGAAAGATGGCCAGGCGGTAGACGGTTTTAACGGCGCGTTAGCGGAAAGCGAGATCCGCAAAGTGCTGGACAAGTACGTGGAGGCGCCCGCCGAGGACCCTTACGAAAAAGCTCACGGGCTATGGGAAGAGGGCAATCTGGATGGCGCCCTGGCCATTTTGGGCGACATGAACCAGAAAGATCCGGAAAACCTGAAAGTGCTGATTGATCTGGCTCAGATCAAAGCCGAGATGGGTGAACTGGACACCGCCGAGCAAATTTACAACAGCCTGCCCCCGGAAGAAAAACTGCAGCACCAGGCCAAACAGCTGGCGGCCCGCATCAAGTTTTTAAAACAGTCCGCGGAACTGCCTCCCCAGACCGATCTGGAAATGGCTCTGGAGCAAGACCCAAAAGACCCCAACGCACTGCACATGCTGGCGCTGCATAACGTGTTAAAAGAAAACAACGCCGAGGCCATGGAGCTGCTGATTCGCCTGATGCAGGTAGACAGCAAGTATAAAAACGAAGTGGCCAAGACAACGCTGGTGGAGCTGTTTGAAAAGCTAGGCAATAACAATGCCGATGTGCGTACCTACCGGCGCAAGCTGTATACATTGATGCACTAG
- the aceE gene encoding pyruvate dehydrogenase (acetyl-transferring), homodimeric type — MYQDDDPIETTEWIDALESLIEQEGVDRAKYILERLSERASRDGTQLPYAITTPFRNTIPLAQEARMPGDLFMERRIRSLIRWNAMAMVVRAGKRPGDLGGHISTFSSAATLYDVGFNYFFHGGDEKRESDLVYFQGHASPGIYARSFLEGRFEEAQLDKYREEVDGGGLSSYPHPWLMPDYWQFPTVSMGLGPIQAIYQAHIMKYLDSRELVEMENRKVWCFVGDGECDEPETLGCISKASRENLDNLVFVVNCNLQRLDGPVRGNGKIIQELEASFRGAGWNVIKVVWGRMWDPLFEQDEDGTMQRAMDEVVDGELQAFTNGGPAATRKQFFGKYPKLAKMIENWTDDDIQTLNRGGHDPYKVYAAYKKAATEANGKPTVILAHTIKGYGFGAAGEATNTAHSLKKLDVETLKSFRDRFAIPVKDEELEGVPYYRPAPDSPELVYMKKRRQDLGGFLPKRRKDSQPLQIPNLDIFKQVLEGSNGREISTTMSFVRILSALIKDKRVGKRVVPIVPDEARTFGMEGMFRQLGIYTSEGQKYVPPDRDQIMYYREDKKGQILQEGINESGAMAAWIAAATSYSNNNFPLIPFYAFYSMFGFQRVGGLTWAAGDIQARGFLIGGTAGRTTLNGEGLQHQDGDSHILANTIPNCKAYDPAYAYEMAVVIHHGMKEMYEKNTNVYYYITMENENYVQPAMPEGCADGIIKGMYKFSSVEAKGKGKTKLRVQLLGSGAILNEVNAAAELLKDDWGVSSDVWSVTSFNELARNGQHVERWNLMHPDDKGRKAYVTQCLENQTGPVVSSTDYIKLHSEQLRAFIPKTFLTLGTDGFGRSDTREKLRDFFEVDRYHVAVAALSALAKDGEIKHEQVLEAMRKYGIDRNKPNPAHR; from the coding sequence ATGTACCAGGACGACGATCCGATTGAAACCACGGAGTGGATTGACGCGCTCGAATCACTGATCGAGCAGGAGGGTGTAGACCGAGCCAAGTACATTCTGGAACGCCTTTCCGAGCGCGCCAGTCGCGACGGCACACAGTTGCCGTATGCCATCACCACGCCATTCCGTAATACTATTCCGCTTGCACAAGAAGCACGCATGCCGGGTGACCTGTTCATGGAGCGCCGTATTCGTTCCCTGATCCGTTGGAACGCCATGGCGATGGTGGTGCGTGCCGGCAAACGCCCGGGTGATCTGGGTGGTCATATTTCCACCTTCTCGTCTGCGGCCACGCTCTATGATGTAGGCTTTAACTATTTCTTCCACGGTGGCGACGAAAAGCGCGAGTCAGACCTCGTGTATTTCCAGGGCCACGCCTCGCCGGGCATTTACGCCCGTTCCTTTTTGGAAGGCCGGTTTGAAGAAGCGCAGCTAGACAAGTATCGCGAAGAAGTCGACGGCGGCGGTTTGTCATCCTATCCGCACCCGTGGCTGATGCCTGATTACTGGCAGTTCCCCACGGTGTCTATGGGCCTGGGCCCGATTCAGGCCATTTACCAGGCCCACATCATGAAGTACCTCGACAGCCGCGAGCTGGTCGAAATGGAAAACCGCAAAGTGTGGTGTTTCGTTGGTGATGGTGAATGTGACGAGCCGGAAACTCTGGGCTGTATTTCCAAGGCTAGCCGTGAAAACCTGGACAACCTGGTGTTTGTGGTGAACTGCAACCTGCAGCGCCTGGACGGCCCGGTGCGCGGCAACGGTAAGATCATCCAGGAACTGGAAGCCTCGTTCCGCGGTGCTGGCTGGAACGTAATCAAAGTGGTTTGGGGTCGCATGTGGGACCCGCTGTTTGAGCAAGACGAAGACGGCACCATGCAGCGCGCCATGGACGAAGTGGTTGACGGCGAACTGCAGGCTTTCACCAACGGTGGCCCGGCGGCAACCCGCAAGCAGTTTTTCGGCAAGTATCCGAAGCTGGCCAAGATGATTGAAAACTGGACCGACGACGACATTCAAACGCTCAATCGCGGCGGCCACGACCCGTACAAAGTGTATGCGGCTTACAAAAAAGCGGCAACCGAAGCCAATGGTAAGCCAACCGTTATTCTGGCCCACACCATCAAAGGTTATGGCTTTGGTGCCGCTGGCGAAGCCACCAACACCGCTCACTCTCTGAAAAAACTTGATGTGGAAACGCTTAAATCATTCCGTGACCGTTTCGCGATTCCGGTGAAAGACGAAGAGCTTGAAGGCGTGCCTTACTATCGCCCGGCGCCCGACAGCCCCGAGCTGGTGTACATGAAGAAGCGCCGGCAGGATCTGGGTGGTTTCCTTCCCAAGCGTCGTAAAGACAGCCAGCCTCTGCAGATTCCTAACCTGGACATCTTCAAGCAGGTGCTGGAAGGCTCCAACGGCCGTGAAATCTCCACCACCATGTCGTTCGTGCGCATTCTGAGCGCGTTGATAAAAGACAAGCGTGTGGGCAAGCGGGTTGTGCCGATTGTTCCTGATGAAGCCCGTACTTTTGGTATGGAAGGCATGTTCCGCCAGCTGGGTATTTATACCTCGGAAGGGCAGAAGTACGTGCCGCCGGATCGCGATCAGATCATGTATTACCGTGAAGACAAAAAGGGTCAGATTCTGCAGGAAGGCATCAACGAAAGCGGCGCCATGGCGGCCTGGATTGCGGCTGCTACATCGTACAGCAACAACAACTTTCCGCTGATTCCGTTCTACGCGTTTTATTCCATGTTCGGTTTCCAGCGCGTTGGCGGCCTGACTTGGGCAGCTGGCGACATTCAGGCTCGCGGCTTCCTGATTGGCGGCACCGCAGGGCGTACCACCCTGAACGGCGAGGGCTTGCAGCACCAAGACGGTGACAGCCATATTCTGGCCAACACCATTCCTAACTGCAAAGCCTACGATCCGGCTTACGCCTATGAAATGGCGGTGGTGATTCATCACGGCATGAAGGAAATGTACGAAAAGAACACCAACGTTTATTACTACATCACCATGGAGAACGAGAACTACGTTCAGCCAGCGATGCCGGAAGGTTGTGCAGATGGCATCATCAAGGGCATGTACAAGTTCAGTTCGGTGGAAGCAAAAGGTAAAGGCAAAACCAAGTTGCGGGTTCAGCTGCTGGGCTCCGGCGCTATCCTGAACGAAGTGAATGCCGCTGCCGAGCTGTTGAAAGACGATTGGGGCGTAAGCTCTGATGTGTGGAGCGTAACCAGCTTTAACGAACTGGCCCGTAACGGCCAGCACGTAGAGCGCTGGAACCTGATGCACCCGGATGACAAAGGCCGCAAAGCCTATGTTACCCAATGCCTGGAAAACCAGACGGGTCCGGTTGTGTCGTCTACCGACTACATCAAGCTGCACTCTGAACAGTTACGGGCGTTTATCCCCAAAACCTTCCTGACCCTGGGTACGGATGGCTTTGGCCGCAGCGACACTCGTGAAAAACTGCGTGATTTCTTTGAGGTTGATCGTTACCACGTTGCCGTAGCAGCGCTGTCTGCTCTGGCGAAAGACGGCGAGATCAAGCACGAGCAGGTTCTTGAAGCCATGCGCAAATACGGAATCGATCGCAACAAACCGAACCCGGCGCACCGCTAA